One genomic segment of Bos javanicus breed banteng chromosome 23, ARS-OSU_banteng_1.0, whole genome shotgun sequence includes these proteins:
- the COL11A2 gene encoding collagen alpha-2(XI) chain isoform X7, whose product MERCSRCHHLLLLVLLLLGLSAAPAWAGTAPVDVLRALRFPALPDGVRRARGICPADVAYRVSRPAQLSAPTRQLFPGGFPKDFSLLTAVRARPGLQAPLLTLYSAQGVRQLGLELGRPVRFLYEDQTGRPQPPAQPVFRGLSLADGKWHRVAVAVKGQSVTLIIDCKKRVTRPLPRSARPVLDTRGVIIFGARILDEEVFEGDIQELSIIPGVQAAYESCDQKELECEGGWRERPQREPSHRTQRSPKQQPPRLHRPQNQEPQAQSTESLYYDYEPPYYDVMTTGTTPDYQAARGPRGLKGEKGEPAVLEPGMLVEGPPGPEGPAGFPGPPGIQGNPGPVGDPGERGPPGRAGLPGSDGAPGPPGTSLMLPFRFGSGGGDKGPVVAAQEAQAQAILQQARMALRGPPGPMGYTGRPGPLGQPGSPGMKGESGDLGPQGPRGPQGLMGPPGKAGRRGRAGADGARGMPGEPGVKGDRGFDGLPGLPGEKGHRGDTGAQGLPGPPGEDGERGDDGEIGPRGLPGESGPRGLLGPKGPPGIPGPPGVRGMDGPHGPKGSLGPQGEPGPPGQQGTPGTQGLPGPQGAIGPHGEKGPRGKPGLPGMPGSDGPPGHPGKEGPPGTKGNQGPSGPQGPLGYPGPRGIKGVDGIRGLKGHKGEKGEDGFPGFKGDMGVKGDRGEVGVPGSRGEDGPEGPKGRTGPTGDPGPPGLMGEKGKLGVPGLPGYPGRQGPKGSLGFPGFPGASGEKGARGLSGKSGPRGERGPTGPRGQRGPRGATGKSGAKGTSGGDGPHGPPGERGLPGPQGPNGFPGPKGPPGPPGKDGLPGHPGQRGEVGFQGKTGPPGPPGVVGPQGAAGETGPMGERGHPGPPGPPGEQGLTGTAGKEGTKGDPGPPGAPGKDGPAGLRGFPGERGLPGTAGGPGLKGNEGPAGPPGPAGSPGERGSAGSGGPIGPPGRPGPQGPPGAAGEKGVPGEKGPIGPTGRDGVQGPVGLPGPAGPPGVAGEDGDKGEVGDPGQKGAKGNKGEHGPPGPPGPIGPVGQPGAAGADGEPGARGPQGHFGAKGDEGTRGFNGPPGPIGLQGLPGPSGEKGETGDVGPMGPPGPPGPRGPAGPNGADGPQGPPGGVGNLGPPGEKGEPGESGSPGVQGEPGVKGPRGERGEKGETGQAGEAGPPGPKGPTGDDGPKGNPGPVGFPGDPGPPGEVGPRGQDGAKGDRGEDGEPGQPGSPGPTGENGPPGPLGKRGPAGTPGPEGRQGEKGAKGDPGAVGAPGKTGPVGPAGPAGKPGPDGLRGLPGSVGQQGRPGATGQAGPPGPVGPPGLPGLRGDTGAKGEKGHPGLIGLIGPPGEQGEKGDRGLPGPQGSTGQKGETGIPGASGPIGPGGPPGLPGPAGPKGAKGATGPAGPKGEKGVQGPPGHPGPPGEVIQPLPIQMPKKTRRSVDGSRLMQEDEAVPTGGAPGSPGGLEEIFGSLDSLREEIEQMRRPMGTQDSPARTCQDLKLCHPELPDGEYWVDPNQGCARDAFRVFCNFTAGGETCVTPRDDVTQFSYVDSEGAPVGVVQLTFLRLLSVSARQNISYPCSGEAQDSPLKLRGANEDELSPETSPYIKEIRDGCQTQQGRTVLEVRTPVLEQLPVLDASFSELGAPPRRGGVLLGPVCFMG is encoded by the exons ATGGAGCGGTGCAGCCGCTGCCATCACctcctgctgctggtgctgctattGCTGGGGCTGAGCGCCGCCCCCGCCTGGGCAG GCACAGCCCCCGTGGACGTGCTTCGGGCCCTGAGGTTCCCCGCCCTCCCTGACGGTGTCCGGAGGGCAAGAGGTATCTGTCCAGCTGATGTGGCCTACCGAGTGTCCCGACCCGCCCAGCTCAGTGCACCCACCCGTCAGCTCTTTCCAG GAGGCTTTCCCAAAGATTTCTCTCTGCTGACTGCGGTCCGGGCCCGCCCGGGCCTCCAGGCGCCCCTCCTGACCCTCTACAGTGCTCAGGGCGTCCGGCAGCTGGGCCTGGAGCTCGGCCGACCTGTCCGCTTCCTGTACGAGGACCAGACTGGGCGGCCGCAACCGCCGGCTCAGCCTGTCTTCCGAGGCCTCAGCCTGGCGGATGGCAA GTGGCACCGTGTGGCTGTGGCTGTGAAGGGCCAGTCTGTCACCCTCATAATTGACTGTAAGAAGCGAGTCACTCGACCCCTCCCCCGGAGCGCCCGTCCAGTACTGGACACCCGGGGCGTGATCATCTTCGGTGCTCGGATCCTGGATGAGGAAGTCTTTGAG GGTGATATTCAGGAGCTTTCCATCATCCCGGGAGTGCAAGCTGCCTACGAATCCTGTGACCAGAAGGAGCTGGAGTGCGAGGGGGGTTGGAGGGAGAGACCTCAGAGAGAGCCATCTCACAGAACGCAGAGATCTCCGAAGCAGCAACCACCAAGACTTCACAGGCCACAAAACCAGGAACCCCAGGCACAG tccACTGAGTCTCTCTACTATGACTACGAGCCCCCCTATTATGATGTGATGACTACGGGCACCACCCCTGATTATCAG GCTGCCCGTGGCCCCCGGGGGCTgaagggagagaagggggagCCTGCTGTGCTGGAACCT GGCATGCTAGTGGAGGGGCCCCCTGGTCCAGAAGGCCCTGCG GGATTTCCTGGTCCCCCTGGTATCCAAGGCAACCCAGGCCCAGTTGGAGACCCAGGCGAGAGG GGCCCCCCGGGCCGAGCAGGGCTCCCTGGATCAGACGGCGCCCCTGGCCCTCCCGGAACATCCCTCATGCTCCCC TTCCGGTTCGGCAGTGGTGGGGGTGACAAGGGCCCCGTGGTGGCAGCCCaggaggcccaggcccaggcGATTCTGCAGCAGGCACGG ATGGCCCTCCGAGGACCCCCTGGCCCCATGGGATACACAGGCCGCCCTGGCCCCCTG GGACAACCCGGGAGCCCTGGCATGAAAGGAGAGTCTGGAGACCTGGGACCTCAG GGCCCCAGAGGACCTCAGGGCCTCATGGGCCCTCCTGGCAAGGCGGGGCGAAGG GGCCGAGCGGGTGCTGACGGAGCCCGAGGGATGCCTGGGGAACCTGGAGTGAAG GGTGACCGAGGATTTGATGGCCTCCCGGGGCTGCCTGGGGAGAAGGGACACAGA GGTGATACTGGTGCCCAGGGCCTTCCTGGGCCCCCTGGTGAGGATGGAGAGAGG ggagacgACGGAGAGATCGGGCCTCGGGGGCTGCCTGGGGAGTCG GGACCTCGAGGTCTCCTTGGCCCCAAAGGCCCTCCTGGGATTCCTGGACCCCCG GGAGTCCGAGGCATGGATGGCCCCCACGGTCCCAAAGGCAGCTTG GGACCCCAGGGAGAACCAGGACCTCCGGGACAGCAGGGCACCCCCGGGACCCAG GGTCTCCCCGGGCCCCAGGGTGCCATTGGCCCTCATGGAGAGAAG GGTCCTCGAGGGAAACCAGGCCTGCCTGGCATGCCCGGCTCAGATGGACCCCCG GGTCACCCGGGCAAGGAAGGCCCTCCCGGAACCAAAGGAAACCAG GGTCCATCTGGACCTCAGGGTCCTCTGGGGTACCCAGGACCTCGGGGCATCAAG GGCGTGGATGGAATTCGGGGTCTGAAGGGTCACAAGGGTGAAAAG GGCGAGGATGGCTTTCCCGGCTTCAAAGGGGACATGGGTGTGAAAGGCGACAGG GGCGAGGTCGGAGTCCCTGGTTCCAGGGGCGAGGATGGTCCTGAGGGGCCGAAGGGGCGCACTGGACCCACGGGGGACCCTGGGCCCCCGGGGCTCATGGGCGAGAAG GGCAAGCTGGGTGTTCCTGGTCTGCCTGGCTACCCCGGACGCCAGGGCCCCAAG GGGTCGCTGGGATTTCCGGGTTTTCCTGGAGCCAGTGGAGAGAAGGGAGCCCGG GGCCTGTCAGGGAAATCAGGGCCTCGAGGAGAGCGCGGCCCCACG GGTCCGCGTGGTCAGCGGGGACCTCGAGGTGCCACCGGGAAGTCTGGAGCCAAG GGAACCTCAGGTGGAGACGGCCCCCATGGGCCTCCTGGAGAGAGG GgtctccctgggcctcagggcCCCAACGGATTTCCTGGCCCCAAAGGACCTCCG GGTCCCCCCGGGAAGGACGGGCTGCCAGGACACCCAGGCCAGAGAGGAGAAGTG ggCTTCCAAGGGAAGACCGGCCCCCCTGGCCCCCCAGGAGTGGTGGGACCCCAG GGAGCCGCAGGGGAAACCGGGCCCATGGGGGAGAGAGGTCACCCAGGCCCCCCCGGCCCCCCTGGAGAGCAGGGACTGACTGGAACAGCTGGAAAAGAAGGCACGAAG GGCGATCCCGGACCCCCTGGGGCCCCGGGGAAGGATGGTCCCGCTGGTCTGAGGGGCTTTCCGGGAGAGAGAGGCCTCCCTGGCACTGCT GGCGGTCCTGGTCTGAAGGGGAATGAAGGCCCGGCTGGTCCCCCAGGCCCTGCG GGATCCCCTGGTGAGCGAGGTTCGGCAGGATCTGGGGGACCCATTGGCCCCCCAGGGCGCCCGGGACCGCAGGGTCCGCCTGGAGCAGCGGGAGAGAAAGGGGTCCCG GGCGAGAAGGGCCCCATTGGTCCGACTGGCCGCGATGGGGTGCAGGGTCCCGTGGGGCTTCCTGGCCCTGCCGGGCCCCCGGGCGTGGCGGGAGAGGATGGAGACAAG GGCGAGGTGGGAGACCCTGGCCAGAAGGGCGCCAAAGGCAACAAGGGGGAGCAC GGCCCCCCTGGGCCCCCCGGACCCATCGGGCCTGTGGGGCAGCCTGGTGCTGCG GGGGCAGATGGGGAGCCTGGAGCTCGGGGTCCCCAGGGACACTTCGGAGCCAAAGGTGACGAAGGAACAAGAGGATTCAATGGGCCCCCGGGACCCATTGGTCTGCAG GGCTTGCCAGGCCCCTcgggggagaagggagagacaggaGACGTGGGCCCGATG GGACCACCTGGCCCCCCAGGACCTCGAGGCCCAGCTGGACCCAACGGAGCAGAT GGTCCACAAGGCCCCCCAGGAGGTGTTGGGAACTTGGGTCCCCCTGGAGAGAAG GGGGAGCCAGGAGAGTCAGGATCTCCGGGAGTCCAGGGCGAGCCAGGGGTCAAG GGTCCACGTGGGGAGCGCGGGGAGAAAGGAGAGACTGGGCAGGCGGGAGAGGCAGGACCACCGGGGCCTAAGGGCCCCACTGGCGACGACGGTCCCAAAGGGAACCCT GGTCCTGTTGGTTTTCCTGGTGACCCTGGCCCTCCTGGAGAAGTTGGCCCTCGG GGCCAGGATGGTGCCAAGGGTGACCGTGGAGAGGACGGGGAGCCAGGACAGCCT gGGTCCCCCGGTCCTACGGGGGAGAATGGACCTCCTGGACCGCTTGGAAAGAGG GGGCCTGCAGGGACGCCTGGTCCTGAAGGGCGACAAGGAGAGAAGGGCGCCAAG GGGGATCCTGGTGCTGTGGGCGCCCCAGGGAAGACAGGCCCTGTGGGTCCTGCAGGCCCAGCAGGAAAGCCTGGTCCTGACGGCCTGAGAGGTCTCCCTGGCTCAGTG GGTCAGCAAGGCCGTCCCGGGGCCACAGGCCAGGCTGGGCCTCCAGGCCCTGTG GGACCCCCAGGGCTGCCTGGCCTCCGGGGCGACACTGGGGCCAAGGGCGAGAAG GGTCACCCAGGTCTCATCGGACTCATCGGCCCccctggggagcagggggagaAGGGTGATCGCGGGCTTCCTGGTCCTCAGGGCTCCACCGGGCAAAAGGGAGAGACG GGCATTCCGGGAGCATCTGGCCCCATTGGTCCTGGAGGGCCCCCCGGCCTCCCT GGACCTGCTGGCCCCAAAGGAGCCAAAGGAGCCACA GGCCCGGCCGGACCTAAGGGAGAGAAGGGAGTCCAGGGCCCTCCGGGACACCCG GGCCCCCCGGGAGAGGTGATCCAGCCCCTGCCCATCCAGATGCCCAAGAAGACGCGGCGCTCGGTGGACGGAAGCCGCCTGATGCAGGAAGATGAAGCTGTGCCGACTGGGGGTGCCCCGGGTAGTCCTGGGGGCCTGGAGGAGATCTTTGGCTCCCTGGACTCCCTGCGGGAGGAGATCGAGCAAATGAGGCGGCCCATGGGGACCCAGGACAGCCCTGCTCGCACCTGCCAGGACCTGAAGCTCTGCCACCCAGAGCTGCCTGACG GAGAGTACTGGGTCGACCCCAACCAGGGATGTGCTCGGGATGCCTTCCGGGTTTTCTGCAACTTTACGGCTGGAGGGGAAACCTGTGTGACGCCCAGGGACGATGTCACTCAG TTCTCCTACGTGGACTCCGAGGGCGCCCCGGTAGGCGTGGTGCAGCTCACCTTCCTGCGCCTGCTCAGCGTCTCAGCCCGCCAGAACATCTCCTACCCGTGCTCTGGGGAGGCCCAGGACAGCCCCCTGAAGCTCCGGGGGGCCAACGAGGACGAGCTGAGCCCGGAGACCAGCCCCTACATCAAGGAGATCCGGGACGGCTGCCAG ACCCAGCAAGGCCGGACGGTGCTGGAGGTTCGCACGCCTGTACTGGAGCAGCTGCCGGTGCTGGACGCCTCCTTCTCAGAACTGGGGGCCCCTCCGAGGCGGGGCGGGGTGCTGCTGGGGCCTGTCTGCTTCATGGGCTAG
- the COL11A2 gene encoding collagen alpha-2(XI) chain isoform X6, whose product MERCSRCHHLLLLVLLLLGLSAAPAWAGTAPVDVLRALRFPALPDGVRRARGICPADVAYRVSRPAQLSAPTRQLFPGGFPKDFSLLTAVRARPGLQAPLLTLYSAQGVRQLGLELGRPVRFLYEDQTGRPQPPAQPVFRGLSLADGKWHRVAVAVKGQSVTLIIDCKKRVTRPLPRSARPVLDTRGVIIFGARILDEEVFEGDIQELSIIPGVQAAYESCDQKELECEGGWRERPQREPSHRTQRSPKQQPPRLHRPQNQEPQAQSTESLYYDYEPPYYDVMTTGTTPDYQDPTPGEEEGILESSPLPPPEEAARGPRGLKGEKGEPAVLEPGMLVEGPPGPEGPAGFPGPPGIQGNPGPVGDPGERGPPGRAGLPGSDGAPGPPGTSLMLPFRFGSGGGDKGPVVAAQEAQAQAILQQARMALRGPPGPMGYTGRPGPLGQPGSPGMKGESGDLGPQGPRGPQGLMGPPGKAGRRGRAGADGARGMPGEPGVKGDRGFDGLPGLPGEKGHRGDTGAQGLPGPPGEDGERGDDGEIGPRGLPGESGPRGLLGPKGPPGIPGPPGVRGMDGPHGPKGSLGPQGEPGPPGQQGTPGTQGLPGPQGAIGPHGEKGPRGKPGLPGMPGSDGPPGHPGKEGPPGTKGNQGPSGPQGPLGYPGPRGIKGVDGIRGLKGHKGEKGEDGFPGFKGDMGVKGDRGEVGVPGSRGEDGPEGPKGRTGPTGDPGPPGLMGEKGKLGVPGLPGYPGRQGPKGSLGFPGFPGASGEKGARGLSGKSGPRGERGPTGPRGQRGPRGATGKSGAKGTSGGDGPHGPPGERGLPGPQGPNGFPGPKGPPGPPGKDGLPGHPGQRGEVGFQGKTGPPGPPGVVGPQGAAGETGPMGERGHPGPPGPPGEQGLTGTAGKEGTKGDPGPPGAPGKDGPAGLRGFPGERGLPGTAGGPGLKGNEGPAGPPGPAGSPGERGSAGSGGPIGPPGRPGPQGPPGAAGEKGVPGEKGPIGPTGRDGVQGPVGLPGPAGPPGVAGEDGDKGEVGDPGQKGAKGNKGEHGPPGPPGPIGPVGQPGAAGADGEPGARGPQGHFGAKGDEGTRGFNGPPGPIGLQGLPGPSGEKGETGDVGPMGPPGPPGPRGPAGPNGADGPQGPPGGVGNLGPPGEKGEPGESGSPGVQGEPGVKGPRGERGEKGETGQAGEAGPPGPKGPTGDDGPKGNPGPVGFPGDPGPPGEVGPRGQDGAKGDRGEDGEPGQPGSPGPTGENGPPGPLGKRGPAGTPGPEGRQGEKGAKGDPGAVGAPGKTGPVGPAGPAGKPGPDGLRGLPGSVGQQGRPGATGQAGPPGPVGPPGLPGLRGDTGAKGEKGHPGLIGLIGPPGEQGEKGDRGLPGPQGSTGQKGETGIPGASGPIGPGGPPGLPGPAGPKGAKGATGPAGPKGEKGVQGPPGHPGPPGEVIQPLPIQMPKKTRRSVDGSRLMQEDEAVPTGGAPGSPGGLEEIFGSLDSLREEIEQMRRPMGTQDSPARTCQDLKLCHPELPDGEYWVDPNQGCARDAFRVFCNFTAGGETCVTPRDDVTQFSYVDSEGAPVGVVQLTFLRLLSVSARQNISYPCSGEAQDSPLKLRGANEDELSPETSPYIKEIRDGCQTQQGRTVLEVRTPVLEQLPVLDASFSELGAPPRRGGVLLGPVCFMG is encoded by the exons ATGGAGCGGTGCAGCCGCTGCCATCACctcctgctgctggtgctgctattGCTGGGGCTGAGCGCCGCCCCCGCCTGGGCAG GCACAGCCCCCGTGGACGTGCTTCGGGCCCTGAGGTTCCCCGCCCTCCCTGACGGTGTCCGGAGGGCAAGAGGTATCTGTCCAGCTGATGTGGCCTACCGAGTGTCCCGACCCGCCCAGCTCAGTGCACCCACCCGTCAGCTCTTTCCAG GAGGCTTTCCCAAAGATTTCTCTCTGCTGACTGCGGTCCGGGCCCGCCCGGGCCTCCAGGCGCCCCTCCTGACCCTCTACAGTGCTCAGGGCGTCCGGCAGCTGGGCCTGGAGCTCGGCCGACCTGTCCGCTTCCTGTACGAGGACCAGACTGGGCGGCCGCAACCGCCGGCTCAGCCTGTCTTCCGAGGCCTCAGCCTGGCGGATGGCAA GTGGCACCGTGTGGCTGTGGCTGTGAAGGGCCAGTCTGTCACCCTCATAATTGACTGTAAGAAGCGAGTCACTCGACCCCTCCCCCGGAGCGCCCGTCCAGTACTGGACACCCGGGGCGTGATCATCTTCGGTGCTCGGATCCTGGATGAGGAAGTCTTTGAG GGTGATATTCAGGAGCTTTCCATCATCCCGGGAGTGCAAGCTGCCTACGAATCCTGTGACCAGAAGGAGCTGGAGTGCGAGGGGGGTTGGAGGGAGAGACCTCAGAGAGAGCCATCTCACAGAACGCAGAGATCTCCGAAGCAGCAACCACCAAGACTTCACAGGCCACAAAACCAGGAACCCCAGGCACAG tccACTGAGTCTCTCTACTATGACTACGAGCCCCCCTATTATGATGTGATGACTACGGGCACCACCCCTGATTATCAG GACCCCACCCCGGGTGAAGAGGAAGGAATCCTGGAGTCAAGCCCTTTGCCACCCCCTGAGGAG GCTGCCCGTGGCCCCCGGGGGCTgaagggagagaagggggagCCTGCTGTGCTGGAACCT GGCATGCTAGTGGAGGGGCCCCCTGGTCCAGAAGGCCCTGCG GGATTTCCTGGTCCCCCTGGTATCCAAGGCAACCCAGGCCCAGTTGGAGACCCAGGCGAGAGG GGCCCCCCGGGCCGAGCAGGGCTCCCTGGATCAGACGGCGCCCCTGGCCCTCCCGGAACATCCCTCATGCTCCCC TTCCGGTTCGGCAGTGGTGGGGGTGACAAGGGCCCCGTGGTGGCAGCCCaggaggcccaggcccaggcGATTCTGCAGCAGGCACGG ATGGCCCTCCGAGGACCCCCTGGCCCCATGGGATACACAGGCCGCCCTGGCCCCCTG GGACAACCCGGGAGCCCTGGCATGAAAGGAGAGTCTGGAGACCTGGGACCTCAG GGCCCCAGAGGACCTCAGGGCCTCATGGGCCCTCCTGGCAAGGCGGGGCGAAGG GGCCGAGCGGGTGCTGACGGAGCCCGAGGGATGCCTGGGGAACCTGGAGTGAAG GGTGACCGAGGATTTGATGGCCTCCCGGGGCTGCCTGGGGAGAAGGGACACAGA GGTGATACTGGTGCCCAGGGCCTTCCTGGGCCCCCTGGTGAGGATGGAGAGAGG ggagacgACGGAGAGATCGGGCCTCGGGGGCTGCCTGGGGAGTCG GGACCTCGAGGTCTCCTTGGCCCCAAAGGCCCTCCTGGGATTCCTGGACCCCCG GGAGTCCGAGGCATGGATGGCCCCCACGGTCCCAAAGGCAGCTTG GGACCCCAGGGAGAACCAGGACCTCCGGGACAGCAGGGCACCCCCGGGACCCAG GGTCTCCCCGGGCCCCAGGGTGCCATTGGCCCTCATGGAGAGAAG GGTCCTCGAGGGAAACCAGGCCTGCCTGGCATGCCCGGCTCAGATGGACCCCCG GGTCACCCGGGCAAGGAAGGCCCTCCCGGAACCAAAGGAAACCAG GGTCCATCTGGACCTCAGGGTCCTCTGGGGTACCCAGGACCTCGGGGCATCAAG GGCGTGGATGGAATTCGGGGTCTGAAGGGTCACAAGGGTGAAAAG GGCGAGGATGGCTTTCCCGGCTTCAAAGGGGACATGGGTGTGAAAGGCGACAGG GGCGAGGTCGGAGTCCCTGGTTCCAGGGGCGAGGATGGTCCTGAGGGGCCGAAGGGGCGCACTGGACCCACGGGGGACCCTGGGCCCCCGGGGCTCATGGGCGAGAAG GGCAAGCTGGGTGTTCCTGGTCTGCCTGGCTACCCCGGACGCCAGGGCCCCAAG GGGTCGCTGGGATTTCCGGGTTTTCCTGGAGCCAGTGGAGAGAAGGGAGCCCGG GGCCTGTCAGGGAAATCAGGGCCTCGAGGAGAGCGCGGCCCCACG GGTCCGCGTGGTCAGCGGGGACCTCGAGGTGCCACCGGGAAGTCTGGAGCCAAG GGAACCTCAGGTGGAGACGGCCCCCATGGGCCTCCTGGAGAGAGG GgtctccctgggcctcagggcCCCAACGGATTTCCTGGCCCCAAAGGACCTCCG GGTCCCCCCGGGAAGGACGGGCTGCCAGGACACCCAGGCCAGAGAGGAGAAGTG ggCTTCCAAGGGAAGACCGGCCCCCCTGGCCCCCCAGGAGTGGTGGGACCCCAG GGAGCCGCAGGGGAAACCGGGCCCATGGGGGAGAGAGGTCACCCAGGCCCCCCCGGCCCCCCTGGAGAGCAGGGACTGACTGGAACAGCTGGAAAAGAAGGCACGAAG GGCGATCCCGGACCCCCTGGGGCCCCGGGGAAGGATGGTCCCGCTGGTCTGAGGGGCTTTCCGGGAGAGAGAGGCCTCCCTGGCACTGCT GGCGGTCCTGGTCTGAAGGGGAATGAAGGCCCGGCTGGTCCCCCAGGCCCTGCG GGATCCCCTGGTGAGCGAGGTTCGGCAGGATCTGGGGGACCCATTGGCCCCCCAGGGCGCCCGGGACCGCAGGGTCCGCCTGGAGCAGCGGGAGAGAAAGGGGTCCCG GGCGAGAAGGGCCCCATTGGTCCGACTGGCCGCGATGGGGTGCAGGGTCCCGTGGGGCTTCCTGGCCCTGCCGGGCCCCCGGGCGTGGCGGGAGAGGATGGAGACAAG GGCGAGGTGGGAGACCCTGGCCAGAAGGGCGCCAAAGGCAACAAGGGGGAGCAC GGCCCCCCTGGGCCCCCCGGACCCATCGGGCCTGTGGGGCAGCCTGGTGCTGCG GGGGCAGATGGGGAGCCTGGAGCTCGGGGTCCCCAGGGACACTTCGGAGCCAAAGGTGACGAAGGAACAAGAGGATTCAATGGGCCCCCGGGACCCATTGGTCTGCAG GGCTTGCCAGGCCCCTcgggggagaagggagagacaggaGACGTGGGCCCGATG GGACCACCTGGCCCCCCAGGACCTCGAGGCCCAGCTGGACCCAACGGAGCAGAT GGTCCACAAGGCCCCCCAGGAGGTGTTGGGAACTTGGGTCCCCCTGGAGAGAAG GGGGAGCCAGGAGAGTCAGGATCTCCGGGAGTCCAGGGCGAGCCAGGGGTCAAG GGTCCACGTGGGGAGCGCGGGGAGAAAGGAGAGACTGGGCAGGCGGGAGAGGCAGGACCACCGGGGCCTAAGGGCCCCACTGGCGACGACGGTCCCAAAGGGAACCCT GGTCCTGTTGGTTTTCCTGGTGACCCTGGCCCTCCTGGAGAAGTTGGCCCTCGG GGCCAGGATGGTGCCAAGGGTGACCGTGGAGAGGACGGGGAGCCAGGACAGCCT gGGTCCCCCGGTCCTACGGGGGAGAATGGACCTCCTGGACCGCTTGGAAAGAGG GGGCCTGCAGGGACGCCTGGTCCTGAAGGGCGACAAGGAGAGAAGGGCGCCAAG GGGGATCCTGGTGCTGTGGGCGCCCCAGGGAAGACAGGCCCTGTGGGTCCTGCAGGCCCAGCAGGAAAGCCTGGTCCTGACGGCCTGAGAGGTCTCCCTGGCTCAGTG GGTCAGCAAGGCCGTCCCGGGGCCACAGGCCAGGCTGGGCCTCCAGGCCCTGTG GGACCCCCAGGGCTGCCTGGCCTCCGGGGCGACACTGGGGCCAAGGGCGAGAAG GGTCACCCAGGTCTCATCGGACTCATCGGCCCccctggggagcagggggagaAGGGTGATCGCGGGCTTCCTGGTCCTCAGGGCTCCACCGGGCAAAAGGGAGAGACG GGCATTCCGGGAGCATCTGGCCCCATTGGTCCTGGAGGGCCCCCCGGCCTCCCT GGACCTGCTGGCCCCAAAGGAGCCAAAGGAGCCACA GGCCCGGCCGGACCTAAGGGAGAGAAGGGAGTCCAGGGCCCTCCGGGACACCCG GGCCCCCCGGGAGAGGTGATCCAGCCCCTGCCCATCCAGATGCCCAAGAAGACGCGGCGCTCGGTGGACGGAAGCCGCCTGATGCAGGAAGATGAAGCTGTGCCGACTGGGGGTGCCCCGGGTAGTCCTGGGGGCCTGGAGGAGATCTTTGGCTCCCTGGACTCCCTGCGGGAGGAGATCGAGCAAATGAGGCGGCCCATGGGGACCCAGGACAGCCCTGCTCGCACCTGCCAGGACCTGAAGCTCTGCCACCCAGAGCTGCCTGACG GAGAGTACTGGGTCGACCCCAACCAGGGATGTGCTCGGGATGCCTTCCGGGTTTTCTGCAACTTTACGGCTGGAGGGGAAACCTGTGTGACGCCCAGGGACGATGTCACTCAG TTCTCCTACGTGGACTCCGAGGGCGCCCCGGTAGGCGTGGTGCAGCTCACCTTCCTGCGCCTGCTCAGCGTCTCAGCCCGCCAGAACATCTCCTACCCGTGCTCTGGGGAGGCCCAGGACAGCCCCCTGAAGCTCCGGGGGGCCAACGAGGACGAGCTGAGCCCGGAGACCAGCCCCTACATCAAGGAGATCCGGGACGGCTGCCAG ACCCAGCAAGGCCGGACGGTGCTGGAGGTTCGCACGCCTGTACTGGAGCAGCTGCCGGTGCTGGACGCCTCCTTCTCAGAACTGGGGGCCCCTCCGAGGCGGGGCGGGGTGCTGCTGGGGCCTGTCTGCTTCATGGGCTAG